In Streptococcus oralis, a single window of DNA contains:
- the dnaA gene encoding chromosomal replication initiator protein DnaA, which yields MKEKQFWNRILEFAQERLTRSMYDFYATPAELIKVEENTATIFLPRSEMEMVWEKQLKDIIIAAGFEIYDSEIKPHYIFTKPQSTESPQVNDTNSVSTYDYTPALPTIPYSETGLKEKYTFDNFIQGDGNVWAVSAALAVSEDLALTYNPLFIYGGPGLGKTHLLNAIGNEILKNIPDARVKYIPAESFINDFLEHLRLGEMENFKKTYRSLDLLLIDDIQSLSGKKVATQEEFFNTFNALHDKQKQIVLTSDRSPKHLEGLEERLVTRFSWGLTQNITPPDFETRIAILQSKTEHLDYHFQSDTLEYLAGQFDSNVRELEGAINDITLIARVKKIKDITIDIAAEAIRARKQDARQILVIPIEKIQTEVGNFYGVSVKEMKGTRRVQNIVLARQVAMYLARELTDNSLPKIGKEFGGKDHTTVIHAHAKIKSLIDEDDNLRLEIEAIKKKIK from the coding sequence TTGAAAGAAAAGCAATTTTGGAATCGTATTTTAGAATTTGCTCAAGAAAGATTGACACGATCTATGTATGATTTCTATGCTACACCTGCTGAACTCATCAAAGTAGAAGAAAACACAGCTACTATATTTCTACCGAGATCAGAGATGGAAATGGTGTGGGAAAAGCAATTAAAAGATATTATTATTGCTGCTGGTTTTGAAATTTATGATTCTGAAATCAAACCTCACTATATTTTCACTAAACCTCAGAGCACAGAATCTCCTCAAGTAAATGATACGAATAGTGTCTCTACTTACGATTACACACCTGCACTACCAACGATTCCCTATTCCGAAACAGGGTTAAAAGAAAAATATACCTTTGATAACTTTATTCAAGGTGATGGGAATGTTTGGGCAGTGTCTGCTGCACTAGCTGTATCTGAAGATTTAGCTCTGACTTATAATCCTCTTTTTATCTATGGAGGACCTGGTCTTGGAAAGACTCACTTGCTCAATGCGATTGGAAATGAGATTTTGAAAAATATTCCTGATGCGCGTGTCAAGTACATTCCTGCCGAAAGCTTTATCAATGACTTTCTTGAACACTTGCGACTTGGGGAAATGGAAAATTTCAAAAAGACTTACCGTAGCCTTGATCTCTTATTGATCGATGATATCCAATCTCTCAGTGGCAAAAAAGTCGCGACCCAGGAAGAATTTTTCAATACCTTCAATGCTCTTCATGATAAGCAGAAACAGATTGTCCTAACCAGTGATCGAAGTCCTAAACACCTAGAAGGACTTGAAGAGAGACTTGTTACACGCTTTAGCTGGGGATTGACGCAAAATATCACTCCTCCTGACTTTGAGACACGTATCGCCATTCTTCAAAGTAAAACAGAGCACTTAGATTACCATTTCCAAAGTGATACTCTAGAATACTTGGCTGGCCAATTTGATTCAAATGTTAGAGAATTGGAAGGAGCAATCAACGATATCACTTTAATTGCCAGAGTGAAGAAGATTAAGGATATTACTATTGATATTGCTGCGGAAGCTATTAGAGCACGTAAGCAAGACGCCCGCCAGATACTTGTTATTCCAATTGAGAAAATCCAAACTGAAGTTGGTAATTTTTATGGAGTGAGTGTTAAAGAAATGAAAGGTACGAGACGAGTTCAGAACATCGTTTTAGCACGTCAGGTTGCTATGTATCTAGCTAGAGAACTGACAGATAACAGTCTTCCAAAAATTGGAAAAGAATTTGGCGGAAAGGATCACACCACCGTTATTCATGCCCATGCTAAAATCAAATCATTGATTGACGAAGACGATAATTTACGTTTAGAAATAGAAGCAATCAAAAAGAAAATTAAGTAG